One stretch of Deltaproteobacteria bacterium DNA includes these proteins:
- a CDS encoding 4Fe-4S dicluster domain-containing protein: protein MCDFCHKHGEGEKWYLRAKNYSEDLLSDLRRRKLITDFFSNTDSLEAEMERMRRLDSAPRFVRRAVSWHVSRQMRRDHFGQVVPIEDVERIFNFVGSIVRIACICRHVGIRTEARYCYGVSMAPDMGAFEELVRDLQPPHLTGPDTAGLERLSKEEALALFRDHEREGMCHTVWTFGTPFIGGICNCDRTDCFAMQAQLQHEVPVMFRAEHVAGVDPDLCNGCRSCMTACQFGAVGYSAAREKVDIDPRRCYGCGICRAACVRDAITLSERGSVQAAANLW, encoded by the coding sequence ATGTGCGATTTCTGCCACAAGCATGGTGAAGGTGAGAAGTGGTACCTGCGGGCGAAGAACTACTCCGAGGATCTTCTGAGCGACCTCAGGCGGCGGAAGCTCATCACCGATTTTTTTAGCAATACCGACTCCCTCGAGGCGGAGATGGAGAGGATGAGGAGACTCGACTCCGCGCCCCGTTTCGTCAGGCGTGCCGTATCGTGGCACGTGTCGAGACAGATGAGGAGGGACCACTTCGGCCAGGTGGTGCCGATAGAGGACGTGGAGCGCATCTTTAATTTCGTGGGCTCCATCGTTCGCATCGCCTGCATCTGCCGCCACGTAGGGATCAGGACCGAGGCGAGGTACTGCTACGGGGTGAGCATGGCTCCCGACATGGGGGCGTTCGAAGAGCTGGTGCGGGACCTTCAGCCCCCCCACCTGACCGGGCCCGACACGGCGGGACTGGAGAGGCTCAGCAAGGAGGAGGCGCTCGCGTTGTTTCGCGACCACGAGCGTGAGGGCATGTGCCACACGGTGTGGACCTTCGGCACCCCCTTCATCGGGGGGATCTGCAACTGCGACCGGACGGACTGCTTTGCCATGCAGGCCCAGCTTCAGCACGAGGTTCCCGTCATGTTCCGGGCCGAGCACGTGGCCGGGGTCGACCCCGATCTCTGCAACGGGTGCCGCTCCTGCATGACGGCGTGCCAGTTCGGTGCCGTGGGGTACAGCGCAGCCCGGGAAAAAGTGGATATCGATCCCCGCCGCTGCTACGGGTGCGGCATATGCCGGGCCGCGTGCGTCAGGGATGCCATTACCCTGTCCGAACGGGGAAGCGTGCAGGCTGCCGCCAACCTCTGGTGA
- a CDS encoding trypsin-like serine protease — MKNAKNFRPFDARPERFGFRTLLLILLALLVLWLFLQRSERPKLDPDAKPRVVAARGNLAEDEKNTIDIFQNVADSVVFITSVEFRQSWFTLNVYQIPKGTGSGFVWDKEGRIVTNYHVIEDANRIEITLSDQSVWKASLVGASSDKDLAVLAISAPPEKLKPIPLGDSDNLLVGQKVYAIGNPFGLDHTMTSGIVSALGREIESVTGRKIDGVIQTDAAINPGNSGGPLLDSAGRLIGVNTAIYSPSGASAGIGFAVPVEDVNRIIPEIIRYGRVIRPGIGVSIAHESLARRLGIRGILIIDVLPGSSAEAAGLRGTRRSGADIILGDIVIKFNGKEVKTPDELLNEFEDRHVGDVVTLGILREGEEIAIEVKLEEVG, encoded by the coding sequence ATGAAAAACGCTAAGAACTTCAGGCCCTTTGACGCCCGGCCCGAAAGGTTCGGCTTCCGCACCCTCCTTTTGATCCTCCTGGCCCTCCTTGTGCTCTGGCTGTTCTTGCAGCGGTCGGAAAGGCCGAAGCTCGACCCCGACGCAAAACCCCGCGTCGTCGCCGCACGGGGGAATCTTGCGGAGGACGAGAAAAACACCATCGACATTTTCCAGAACGTGGCGGACTCCGTCGTATTCATAACCAGCGTCGAGTTCAGGCAGAGCTGGTTCACCCTGAACGTCTACCAGATACCGAAGGGGACGGGCTCGGGGTTCGTGTGGGACAAAGAGGGACGAATCGTTACGAACTACCACGTCATCGAGGACGCAAACCGCATCGAGATAACCCTCTCCGACCAGTCCGTGTGGAAGGCCAGCCTCGTCGGCGCCTCCTCCGACAAGGACCTGGCCGTCCTGGCGATATCCGCACCTCCCGAGAAGCTGAAGCCCATACCCCTGGGCGATTCGGACAACCTCCTGGTGGGCCAGAAAGTCTACGCCATCGGCAACCCCTTCGGCCTCGACCACACGATGACATCGGGGATCGTGAGCGCCCTGGGAAGGGAGATCGAATCGGTTACGGGGAGGAAGATAGACGGCGTGATCCAAACGGACGCGGCGATAAACCCGGGCAACTCCGGAGGGCCCCTCCTGGACAGCGCCGGGAGGCTCATCGGGGTCAACACCGCCATATACAGCCCGTCGGGGGCGAGCGCGGGGATCGGCTTCGCCGTGCCCGTGGAGGATGTGAACCGCATCATCCCGGAAATCATCCGCTACGGGAGGGTCATCAGGCCCGGGATCGGCGTCTCCATCGCCCACGAGAGCCTGGCCCGCAGGCTCGGCATCAGGGGGATTCTGATCATCGACGTCCTGCCGGGCAGCAGCGCCGAGGCCGCCGGCCTCCGGGGGACACGCAGGAGCGGGGCCGACATCATCCTGGGCGACATCGTGATCAAGTTCAACGGCAAGGAGGTCAAGACCCCCGACGAGCTGCTCAACGAATTCGAAGACCGCCACGTGGGGGACGTGGTGACCCTGGGGATCCTGCGGGAGGGGGAGGAGATAGCCATCGAGGTGAAGCTGGAGGAGGTGGGGTGA
- a CDS encoding response regulator encodes MRILLVEDDLKIASFIKKGLKEAGFAVDHVTDGEQGLDMALTEPYDAAIVDIMLPKKDGTALIEELRRENVNTPVIILSARRSLADRVRAIMRRASGAAEPTSLTVGDLSMNLLSREVTRAGERIDLQPREFALLSYLMRNAGVVVSKTMIMEHVWDYNFDPQTNVVEVRISRLRDKIDRGFTNKLIHTIRGAGYVLREDA; translated from the coding sequence ATGCGGATACTGCTGGTCGAGGACGATCTGAAGATTGCCTCCTTCATCAAGAAGGGGCTGAAAGAGGCGGGCTTTGCGGTGGACCACGTGACGGATGGGGAGCAGGGCCTCGACATGGCTCTCACCGAGCCCTACGATGCGGCGATCGTGGATATCATGTTGCCGAAAAAAGATGGCACGGCGCTCATCGAGGAGCTTCGCCGGGAAAACGTGAACACGCCCGTGATTATCCTGAGTGCGCGGAGGTCTCTCGCAGACCGGGTGCGGGCGATCATGCGCAGGGCAAGCGGGGCGGCGGAGCCCACCAGCCTCACCGTGGGCGATCTTTCCATGAACCTCCTTTCCCGCGAGGTCACGCGGGCAGGGGAGCGGATCGACCTCCAGCCCCGTGAGTTTGCCCTCCTTTCGTATCTCATGCGCAACGCAGGGGTCGTCGTTTCCAAAACCATGATCATGGAGCACGTGTGGGACTATAATTTCGACCCGCAGACGAACGTGGTGGAGGTTCGCATCAGCAGGCTGCGTGACAAGATCGACCGGGGATTTACGAATAAACTGATCCACACCATACGGGGAGCGGGGTATGTCCTCAGAGAAGATGCGTAA
- a CDS encoding OmpA family protein, with the protein MKRLVSPIMTVFLALTLIACATATKQEKGTAVGAGVGAGVGAVLGQAIGGDTGSTLIGAGIGAVVGGIAGNQIGAYMDRQERELREALAESEAVSIQRTQEAIAASEAAGEQRTMDVLTATFKSEILFDFDSSEIKPGGYDELGRVAGVLNRYPETTITVEGHTDSTGTEDYNQQLSERRAFAVEDALVGMNVDRRRIQAIGFGELRPAYSVDAMNRRVNIVIRPIIQGSG; encoded by the coding sequence ATGAAAAGGTTAGTCTCTCCAATCATGACCGTTTTCCTTGCACTTACGCTTATTGCATGCGCGACGGCAACGAAACAGGAGAAGGGCACCGCGGTCGGTGCCGGGGTCGGCGCCGGAGTCGGCGCCGTTCTCGGGCAGGCAATCGGGGGAGATACGGGAAGCACCCTCATAGGTGCGGGCATCGGTGCCGTCGTCGGCGGGATCGCCGGCAACCAGATCGGGGCCTACATGGACAGGCAGGAGCGGGAGCTGCGCGAGGCGCTTGCGGAATCCGAGGCCGTGAGCATTCAAAGGACGCAGGAGGCGATAGCCGCGTCTGAAGCGGCGGGCGAACAGAGGACGATGGACGTATTGACGGCCACCTTCAAATCCGAGATACTCTTTGACTTCGATTCCTCCGAGATCAAGCCGGGTGGGTATGATGAGCTGGGGAGGGTGGCCGGTGTGTTGAACCGGTACCCGGAGACGACCATCACCGTGGAGGGGCACACGGACTCGACGGGCACGGAGGATTACAATCAACAGCTCTCCGAGAGGCGCGCCTTTGCCGTCGAGGATGCCCTCGTCGGGATGAACGTGGATCGGCGCAGGATACAGGCAATCGGGTTCGGGGAGTTAAGGCCCGCGTATTCCGTCGACGCCATGAACCGGCGGGTGAACATCGTGATCAGGCCCATAATCCAGGGAAGCGGGTAG
- a CDS encoding methyltransferase domain-containing protein, producing the protein MSFPGPGTDWRGLRAKVGGRVLCSPLRRLAEVLFLGDLDSSYLSEIAALIPTGSETVLDLGAGSGYFSLKIAKILPEGKVICVDLSDEMLAILDRRAGRMGLASKIRIVKAEASSTGLEKETCDLAVSSGLFHELSRPQEALAEMIRVARPGGSIVVADFRDIRMPHGKMAHGPFSVDELTELFYEGGLIDIKVYPVRRWVVGVGKKFSIAA; encoded by the coding sequence ATGTCTTTTCCGGGGCCAGGGACTGACTGGCGCGGCCTGCGGGCAAAAGTAGGCGGCCGGGTCCTCTGCAGCCCCCTGCGGCGTTTGGCTGAAGTCCTCTTTCTCGGCGACCTCGACTCCTCCTACCTGAGTGAAATCGCAGCGCTCATCCCAACGGGGAGCGAGACCGTCCTGGACCTCGGGGCGGGGTCGGGTTACTTCAGCCTGAAGATCGCGAAGATACTGCCGGAGGGAAAGGTTATCTGCGTGGACCTCTCAGACGAGATGCTCGCGATACTCGACAGGAGGGCCGGGAGGATGGGGCTTGCAAGCAAAATCCGCATCGTGAAGGCGGAGGCCTCGTCGACCGGCCTGGAAAAGGAGACCTGTGACCTCGCCGTCTCGAGCGGGCTCTTCCACGAACTGTCGAGGCCGCAGGAGGCCCTCGCCGAGATGATACGGGTGGCCAGGCCGGGCGGTTCGATCGTCGTGGCTGATTTCCGGGATATCAGGATGCCCCATGGAAAGATGGCGCACGGACCGTTCAGTGTGGATGAGCTCACCGAACTCTTTTACGAAGGGGGCCTCATAGACATAAAAGTCTACCCCGTGCGGCGCTGGGTCGTGGGGGTCGGGAAAAAGTTCAGCATCGCGGCGTAA